In Tenrec ecaudatus isolate mTenEca1 chromosome 4, mTenEca1.hap1, whole genome shotgun sequence, a single window of DNA contains:
- the NUMA1 gene encoding nuclear mitotic apparatus protein 1 isoform X1, translating into MTLHATRAAALLSWVNSLRMADPVETVLQLQDCSIFLKIIDSIHSTEEGRPIMTQPLPERLDFVRSFLQKNRKHPSSPECLVSVQKMMEGSELELAKVTMLLLYHFTMSSKSLRDWDQFEYKIQAELAVILKFVLDHEDGLNLNEDLESFLQKAPVPSTCSSTVSEECSLPSHQTKKEVRFLELQNVASSSSGNNFLAGSPASPMGDILNTPQFQVRRLKKQLADERNNRDELELELAENRKFLTEKDAQIALMQQRIDRLALLNEKPATSPLEPRELEELRGKNESLTVRLHETLKQCQDLKTEKSQMDRKINQLSEENGDLSFKLREFASHLQQLQGALNELTEEHGKATREWEEKRVHLEKELGTALQDKKYLEEKKEILLGKLSQLEERSSQPQEKGEVLGDALKLEALTQEAATLATNCTELQAKVEVLETERSQQKAQLLAERAQFEEEKQQLAGLIAGLQSSISTLSQAKEDLEKTSQVQNAQLTAQVATLTSELTTLNATLQRQDQELTGLKQEAEKEQARLAQMIQQQEQASEGLRHQVEQLSSSLKQKEQQLEEAVKEQNASRQDLTQQLATATREREASLRERDTALQRLEAEEKEKAAQLEVLQQQLQAASEARDSAQTSVSQAQQEKAELSRKTEELHARIEAAQQEQRAARTQVTELEAQLRSEQQKATEREGVAQKNEQLQEQLQALEESLKATKGSLEEEKRRAADAREEQQRCVSELQAEARNLAEQREQEQKELEEEKAGRKGLEQQLQQRGEAHQAEVEALRRELAEAIAAQQRGEREYEELIKELATWRERYEESQQEEAQYGALFQEQLEALKEECEKARQELQEAKEKVSGIEAQSEVQMSQQQDELTQLRGSLARVHQQVQEKEARAQKLTDDLAALQEKMAATSQEVARLEALVRKAGEQQEDMSSREPLKEHPRAGDKEAECPEEEQQQGPPFCSTQATLKAVEREAERMGSELERLRAALMESQGQQQEERGQQEREVARLTQERGRAQADLAQEKAAKAELEMRLQNALNEQRVEFAALQEALAHALREKEGKDQDLAKLRSQEAAQQAELAELQQTLGQLKEQLAAEKERQQLAAAASREDASRPGATSKTEPSGAELEALRAEVNRLEQQCRGHQEKASSLERSLDTERASHAQWDSALQTLRGQLEEKAQELGRCQEALASTQRELAAHRAKAKDHSKAEDEWKAQVARGQQEAERKSSLMSSLEEEVSILSRQVLEKEGESKELKQLVAAESEKSRKLDERLRLLQAETASSSARAAERSAALREEVQTLREEAEKQRVASESLRQELASQAERAEELGQELKAWQEKFFQKEQALSTLQLEHTGTQALVSELLPAKHLCQQLQAEQVAAEKRHREELEQGKQAASGLRAELMRAQRELGELVPLRQKVAEQERVAQQLRAEKASYAEQLSMLKKAHGLLAEENRGLGERANLGRQFLEVELDQAREKYVQELAAVRADAETHLAEVRQEAQNAARELEVMAAKYEGAKVKVLEERQRFQEERQKLTAQMDELSKKLADHDQASKAQQQKLKAQGGEKQQEAQRLQTQLKELQAQLSQKEQAAEHYRLQMEKAKTHYDAKKQQNQELQEQLQGREQLQKENKELRAEAERLGRELQQASLKSTEAEQTCRHLTAQVHNLEAQVAHADQQLRDLGKFQVAADALKNREPQVKPQLDLSIDSLDLSCEEGTPLAISRSPSHSKLPRTQPDGTSAPGEPASPISQRLPPKVESLESLYFTPISTRSQAPLESSLDSLGDVFLDSGRKTRSARRRTTQIINITMTKKLDVEEPDSANSSFHSTQSAPAPQASLRTTSATQSLPCLSSASEGNSALLSLPGYRPTTRSSARHSQARVSSGAPSGRSSFYVSTCQDEPEQLDDWNRIAELQRRNRVCPPHLKTCYPTESRPSLGLATITDEELKTGDPQETLRRASMQPTQIAEASGITTRQQRKRVSSESHQGPGTPESKKATSCFPRPITPRDRHEGRKPSTTKAPEKAATVKQADRRQSMAFAILNTPKKLGNSLLRRGASKKAPSKASPNTRGGTRRSPRIATTASAATTTGPRSRSKAKH; encoded by the exons GTGAACAGTCTGCGCATGGCAGACCCTGTGGAGACGGTGCTGCAGCTCCAGGACTGCAGCATCTTCCTCAAGATCATTGACAGCAT CCACAGCACTGAAGAGGGGCGGCCAATCATGACACAGCCCTTGCCAGAGAGATTGGACTTTGTGCGCAGTTTTCTGCAAA aaaATCGCAAACACCCATCGTCCCCAGAATGCCTGGTGTCTGTGCAGAAAATGATGGAGGGATCAGAGCTGGAATTGGCCAAG GTCACCATGCTGCTCTTGTACCACTTCACTATGAGCTCCAAGAGCCTCCGTGACTGGGACCAGTTTGAATACAAGATTCAG GCGGAGTTAGCTGTCATTCTCAAATTTGTGCTGGACCATGAGGATGGGCTCAACCTGAATGAAGACCTGGAGAGCTTCTTGCAAAAAG CTCCTGTCCCTTCCACCTGCTCGAGCACCGTCTCAGAAGAGTGCTCCCTGCCCAGCCACCAGACCAAGAAGGAGGTTCGCTTCCTAGAGCTGCAGAACGTCGCCTCCTCGTCCAGTGGCAACAA CTTCCTTGCAGGGTCTCCAGCCTCCCCCATGGGCGACATCCTGAACACTCCACAATTCCAGGTGAGGCGGCTGAAGAAGCAGCTTGCCGACGAGAGGAACAATAGGGATGAGCTAGAACTGGAGTTGGCCGAGAACCGCAAGTTCCTCACCGAGAAGG ATGCCCAGATCGCCCTGATGCAGCAACGCATTGACCGTCTGGCTCTGCTCAATGAGAAACCAGCGACCAGCCCGCTGGAGCCCAGGGAGCTTGAGGAGCTGCGTGGCAAGAATGAGAG CCTCACAGTGCGGCTGCACGAGACACTGAAGCAATGCCAGGACCTGAAGACAGAGAAGAGCCAGATGGATCGCAAGATCAACCAGCTTTCTGAGGAGAATGgagacctttcttttaag CTGCGGGAGTTTGCCAGTCACCTGCAGCAACTCCAGGGTGCCCTCAATGAGCTGACCGAGGAGCATGGCAAGGCCACCCGTGAGTGGGAGGAGAAACGGGTCCACCTGGAGAAGGAGCTCGGCAcagccctgcaggacaag AAATACCTTGAGGAGAAGAAGGAAATCCTTCTGGGAAAACTTTCACAGCTGGAAGAGCGTTCTTCCCAGCCTCAGGAGAAGGGGGAGGTGCTGGGTGATGCCTTAAAG CTGGAAGCCCTGACACAGGAGGCAGCCACTCTTGCTACAAACTGCACAGAGCTACAGGCCAAGGTGGAGGTACTGGAGACTGAGCGGAGCCAGCAGAAAGCCCAGCTGCTGGCGGAGCGGGCCCAGTTTGAAGAGGAAAAGCAGCAGCTGGCTGGCCTGATTGCTGGCCTGCAGAGTTCCATCTCCACCCTCAGCCAGGCTAAGGAAGACCTGGAGAAGACCTCACAGGTGCAGAATGCACAGTTGACCGCCCAGGTGGCCACTCTGACGTCTGAGCTCACCACGCTCAATGCCACTCTCCAGCGGCAGGATCAAGAACTGACTGGCCTGAAGCAAGAAGCGGAAAAGGAGCAGGCCCGGCTAGCCCAGATGATTCAGCAGCAAGAACAGGCCTCCGAGGGCCTCCGCCACCAGGTGGAGCAGTTGAGCAGCAGCCTGAAGCAGAAGGAGCAGCAGCTGGAGGAGGCAGTGAAGGAGCAGAATGCATCCAGGCAGGACCTGACTCAACAACTAGCCACTGCTACCAGGGAGCGGGAAGCCTCTTTGAGAGAGAGGGATACAGCCCTCCAGCGGCTGGAGgcagaggagaaggagaaggctgcTCAGCTGGAGGTTCTGCAGCAGCAACTTCAGGCTGCAAGTGAAGCCCGGGACAGTGCCCAGACTTCCGTGAGCCAAGCCCAGCAGGAAAAGGCGGAGCTGAGCCGGAAGACTGAGGAACTCCACGCCCGCATTGAGGCGGCCCAACAGGAGCAGCGTGCAGCCCGGACCCAGGTGACGGAACTGGAGGCCCAGCTGAGGTCTGAGCAGCAAAAAGCAACCGAGAGAGAAGGGGTGGCTCAAAAGAATGAGCAGCTGCAGGAGCAGCTCCAGGCCCTTGAGGAGTCCTTGAAGGCCACCAAGGGCAGCCTCGAGGAGGAGAAGCGCAGGGCCGCAGATGCACGCGAGGAACAGCAGCGCTGTGTCTCCGAGCTACAAGCAGAGGCCCGCAACCTGGCGGAACAGCGGGAACAGGAGCAGAAGGAGCTAGAAGAAGAGAAAGCTGGGCGCAAGGGTCTggagcagcagctgcagcagcgTGGGGAGGCCCATCAGGCCGAGGTGGAAGCCCTGCGGCGGGAGCTGGCAGAGGCCATCGCTGCCCAGCAGAGGGGTGAGAGAGAGTACGAGGAGCTCATCAAGGAGCTGGCGACATGGCGTGAGCGGTACGAGGAGAGCCAGCAAGAGGAGGCTCAGTATGGTGCCCTgttccaggagcagctggaggccctcaaggaggaaTGTGAGAAGGCCCGCCAGGAGCTACAGGAGGCCAAGGAGAAGGTGTCGGGGATCGAGGCCCAGAGCGAGGTCCAGATGAGCCAGCAGCAGGATGAGCTCACTCAGCTCCGGGGCAGCCTGGCTAGAGTCCACCAGCAGGTCCAGGAGAAGGAGGCCAGGGCCCAGAAGCTCACTGATGACcttgccgctctgcaggagaagatggCTGCCACCAGCCAGGAGGTGGCCCGCCTGGAGGCATTGGTGCGAAAGGCAGGAGAGCAGCAGGAGGACATGAGCTCCCGTGAGCCCCTAAAAGAACACCCCAGGGCAGGAGATAAAGAGGCAGAGTGTccagaggaggagcagcagcaggggcCCCCATTCTGCAGCACCCaggccacactgaaggctgtggaGCGTGAGGCTGAACGGATGGGAAGTGAGCTGGAGAGGCTGCGTGCTGCGCTGATGGAAAGCCAGGGCCAGCAGCAGGAGGAGCGCGGGCAGCAGGAGAGGGAGGTGGCACGGCTGACGCAGGAGCGAGGCCGAGCCCAAGCTGATCTTGCCCAAGAGAAGGCAGCCAAGGCCGAGCTAGAGATGCGGCTGCAGAATGCCCTCAATGAGCAGCGTGTGGAGTTTGCTGCCCTGCAGGAGGCGCTGGCCCACGCCCTGCGGGAGAAAGAAGGGAAGGACCAGGATCTGGCCAAGCTCCGGAGTCAGGAGGCAGCCCAGCAAGCGGAGCTGGCTGAGCTGCAGCAAACCTTAGGACAACTGAAGGAGCAGCTGGCTGCAGAGAAGGAGCGCCAGCAGCTTGCAGCAGCGGCCAGCAGAGAAGATGCCTCCAGGCCAGGAGCAACTTCAAAGACAGAGCCGTCAGGTGCGGAGCTGGAGGCCCTTCGAGCAGAGGTGAACCGTCTAGAGCAGCAATGCCGCGGGCACCAGGAGAAGGCCTCTAGCCTGGAGCGCAGCCTGGACACCGAGCGCGCCTCTCACGCCCAGTGGGACAGCGCTCTGCAGACCCTGAGGGGCCAGTTAGAGGAGAAGGCCCAGGAGCTGGGACGCTGTCAGGAGGCCTTAGCCTCAACCCAAAGGGAGTTGGCCGCTCACCGTGCCAAGGCCAAAGACCACAGCAAGGCTGAGGACGAGTGGAAGGCTCAGGTGGCTCGGGGCCAGCAGGAGGCCGAGAGGAAAAGCAGCCTCATGAGCAGCCTGGAGGAGGAGGTGTCCATCCTGAGCCgccaggtcctggagaaggaaGGGGAGAGCAAGGagttgaagcagctggtggctgccGAGTCGGAGAAGAGCCGGAAGCTCGACGAGAGGCTGCGCCTGCTCCAGGCCGAGACAGCCAGCAGCAGTGCCCGAGCTGCCGAGCGCAGCGCCGCGCTTCGGGAGGAGGTGCAGACCCTCCGGGAGGAGGCTGAGAAGCAGCGTGTGGCTTCAGAAAGCCTGAGGCAGGAGCTGGCCTCGCAGGCGGAGCGGGCAGAGGAGTTGGGCCAAGAACTGAAGGCATGGCAGGAGAAGTTCTTCCAGAAGGAGCAGGCCCTCTCCACCTTGCAGCTGGAGCACACCGGCACGCAGGCCCTGGTGAGCGAGCTGCTGCCTGCCAAGCACCTGTGCCAGCAGCTGCAGGCCGAGCAGGTGGCCGCTGAGAAGCGCCACCGGGAGGAGCTGGAGCAGGGTAAGCAGGCGGCCAGTGGACTGCGGGCTGAGCTGATGCGGGCTCAGCGCGAGCTCGGTGAGCTGGTGCCCCTGCGGCAGAAGGTGGCAGAACAGGAGCGCGTCGCCCAGCAGCTGCGGGCAGAGAAGGCGAGCTACGCCGAGCAGCTCAGCATGCTGAAAAAGGCCCATGGCCTCCTGGCCGAGGAGAACCGGGGCCTGGGGGAGCGGGCCAACCTGGGACGGCAGTTTCTGGAAGTGGAGCTAGATCAGGCTCGGGAGAAGTATGTGCAGGAGCTGGCTGCTGTGCGCGCTGATGCAGAGACCCATCTGGCAGAGGTGCGGCAGGAAGCACAGAATGCTGCCCGGGAGCTGGAGGTGATGGCTGCCAAGTACGAGGGTGCCAAGGTCAAGGTTTTGGAGGAGAGGCAGCGGTTCCAAGAGGAGAGGCAGAAACTCACTGCCCAG atGGACGAGCTGAGTAAGAAGTTAGCGGACCATGACCAAGCCAGCAAGGCGCAGCAGCAGAAACTGAAG GCTCAGGGAGGCGAGAAGCAGCAGGAGGCCCAGCGCCTCCAGACTCAGCTCAAGGAACTGCAGGCCCAGCTGAGCCAGAAGGAGCAGGCAGCCGAGCACTATAGACTGCAG ATGGAGAAGGCCAAGACCCATTATGATGCCAagaagcagcagaaccaagagctgcAGGAACAGTTGCAGGGCCGGGAGCAGCTGCAGAAGGAAAACAAGGAGCTGCGGGCGGAAGCGGAGCGGCTGGGCCGGGAGCTGCAGCAGGCCAGCCTGAAGAGCACGGAGGCCGAGCAGACCTGCCGCCACCTGACTGCCCAGGTGCACAACCTGGAGGCACAG GTGGCCCATGCTGACCAGCAGCTTCGAGACCTGGGAAAGTTCCAAGTGGCAGCTGATGCTTTAAAGAACCGGGAGCCCCAAGTTAAGCCCCAGCTGGACTTGAGCATCGACAGCCTGGACCTGAGCTGTGAGGAGGGGACTCCACTTGCTATCTCCAG GTCTCCTTCCCACAGCAAGCTGCCTCGGACCCAGCCTGATGGCACCAGTGCTCCTGGAGAGCCAGCCTCGCCCATCTCACAGCGCCTGCCCCCAAAGGTAGAGTCCCTGGAGAGCCTCTACTTCACCCCCATCTCTACTCGGAGCCAGGCGCCCTTGGAAAGCAGCTTGGactccctgggggatgtcttCCTGGACTCGGGCCGCAAGACACGCTCTGCCCGTCGACGCACCACCCAGATCATCAACATCACCATGACCAAG AAGCTGGATGTGGAGGAGCCTGACAGCGCCAACTCATCATTCCATAGCACACAGTCAGCCCCTGCACCCCAGGCCAGCCTGCGGACCACCTCTGCCACCCAGTCTCTGCCCTGCCTAAGCTCTGCCAGTGAGGGCAACTCGGCACTGCTCAGCCTGCCTGGCTACCGGCCAACCACGCGCAGCTCAGCTCGACACTCCCAGGCCAGGGTGTCCAGTGGGGCACCTTCAG GAAGAAGTAGTTTCTATGTGAGCACCTGCCAGGATGAGCCCGAGCAGCTGGACGACTGGAACCGGATCGCAGAGCTGCAGCGGCGCAACAGGGTGTGCCCTCCCCACCTGAAGACCTGCTACCCCACAGAGTCTAGG CCTTCCTTGGGCCTGGCCACAATCACAGACGAGGAGCTGAAAACTGGCGACCCCCAGGAGACCCTGCGCCGGGCCAGCATGCAGCCAACCCAAATTGCCGAGGCCTCTGGCATCACCACCCGGCAGCAGCGCAAACGGGTCTCTTCAGAATCCCACCAGGGCCCTGGAACCCCTGAG TCTAAGAAGGCCACCAGCTGTTTCCCACGCCCCATAACTCCCCGGGACCGCCACGAGGGGCGCAAACCGAGCACTACCAAGGCCCCGGAGAAAGCAGCCACCGTCAAACAG GCTGATCGGCGCCAGTCCATGGCCTTCGCCATCCTCAACACACCTAAGAAACTTGGGAACAGCCTTCTGCGGCGGGGGGCTTCAAAGAAAGCCCCGTCTAAGGCCTCCCCCAACACCCGTGGTGGGACCCGCCGTTCTCCTCGCATCGCTACCACGGCCAGTGCCGCCACTACCACCGGTCCTCGATCCAGGAGCAAG GCCAAGCACTGA